Proteins encoded together in one Salmo trutta chromosome 3, fSalTru1.1, whole genome shotgun sequence window:
- the LOC115185740 gene encoding basic helix-loop-helix transcription factor scleraxis-like — protein MSFTMVRTAPPSCFLFSDISMMSEDEEEENGGSESSGSDSQKSSFRLHGGSNGFQIKVGSRKRKLCGVAGRLAGPPMVAGAPVVEVRQRNVANARERDRTNSVNTAFTALRTLIPTEPADRKLSKIETLRLASSYISHLGNVLLVGEACGDGQPCHTSTPPFHHHTLHSLSPSPGRGSENQPKHICTFCLSKQRKMNKDRDRKTTVRR, from the coding sequence ATGTCTTTTACGATGGTGCGTACGGCTCCCCCAAGCTGCTTCCTCTTCTCCGACATCAGCATGATGtcagaggacgaggaggaggagaacgGCGGCAGCGAGAGCTCGGGCTCCGACTCCCAGAAGTCCTCCTTCCGTCTCCACGGCGGCTCCAACGGGTTTCAGATCAAGGTGGGAAGCAGGAAGAGGAAGTTATGCGGAGTTGCCGGCAGGCTGGCGGGGCCCCCGATGGTGGCAGGGGCCCCGGTGGTGGAGGTGCGGCAGCGGAACGTGGCAAACGCTCGAGAGAGGGACCGCACCAACAGTGTGAACACGGCCTTCACTGCTCTGAGGACCCTCATCCCCACCGAGCCAGCCGACAGGAAGCTGTCCAAGATCGAGACTCTGCGGCTGGCGTCCAGCTACATCTCCCACCTGGGTAATGTGCTGCTGGTGGGCGAGGCGTGTGGGGATGGGCAGCCGTGCCACACCTCCACACCCCCATTCCACCACCACACCCTCCACAGTCTCAGCCCATCGCCCGGCCGGGGCTCAGAGaaccagcccaaacacatctgtACTTTCTGCCTCAGCAAGCAGAGGAAAATG